From Thermomonas sp. XSG, one genomic window encodes:
- a CDS encoding oxidoreductase-like domain-containing protein, with the protein MPIPLPRLDPDPRPQPPEAPLPSDCCDSGCDPCVNDTYAEALAHYRQTLAAWLARHPDAHP; encoded by the coding sequence ATGCCGATTCCCCTGCCCCGCCTCGATCCCGATCCGCGCCCGCAGCCGCCGGAAGCGCCGCTGCCCAGCGACTGCTGCGACAGCGGTTGCGATCCCTGCGTCAACGACACCTACGCCGAAGCACTGGCGCATTACCGGCAGACGCTGGCGGCGTGGCTGGCCCGCCATCCCGACGCCCACCCATAG